In a genomic window of Alteromonas gilva:
- the queC gene encoding 7-cyano-7-deazaguanine synthase QueC: MSEKVIVIYSGGMDSFTVLHKAIEDGKTPLALSFNYGQRHKKELDYAAKVCTELNVPHKIVDISAINSLIGGSALTDDIDVPEGHYEEPSMKQTVVPNRNMILLSMAVGYAVSEQASKVYYGAHSGDHAIYPDCRPEFVEKMNDVCAIANYEAIEIVTPYLKVSKTAILTDGLRMRLDYSKTWTCYNGREKACGECGACQERLEAFRDNGQTDPLPYE, translated from the coding sequence ATGTCTGAAAAAGTGATTGTTATCTATTCTGGTGGCATGGACTCCTTTACCGTATTACATAAAGCCATCGAAGACGGTAAAACGCCACTAGCCCTGTCTTTTAACTATGGTCAGCGTCATAAAAAAGAGCTCGATTACGCGGCAAAGGTATGTACTGAACTGAATGTACCGCACAAAATTGTAGATATATCAGCAATTAACAGCTTAATTGGTGGTTCAGCACTGACCGATGATATCGACGTGCCAGAAGGCCATTATGAAGAGCCCAGCATGAAACAAACGGTAGTGCCAAACCGCAACATGATTTTATTGTCGATGGCCGTCGGTTACGCTGTCAGCGAACAGGCCAGCAAAGTGTATTACGGCGCCCATTCCGGCGACCATGCCATTTACCCTGACTGCCGCCCGGAATTTGTCGAGAAAATGAACGATGTGTGTGCCATTGCTAATTACGAAGCGATTGAGATTGTCACGCCTTACCTGAAGGTGAGTAAAACGGCTATTTTAACCGATGGCCTTCGCATGAGGCTGGACTACAGTAAAACCTGGACCTGCTATAACGGCCGCGAGAAGGCCTGTGGCGAATGTGGAGCCTGCCAGGAACGCTTAGAAGCGTTTCGTGACAACGGTCAAACCGACCCACTCCCTTACGAATAA
- a CDS encoding pseudouridine synthase, with translation MRLDKFICKSTQLSQAEALACINRGEVDVNGLTITNAATQVHENNLITLKGVTLTARASRYILLHKPASTICSNKDEHYPSVLNLLNLENQSQLHIAGRLDADSTGMILITDDGRWTYNITHPSRQCRKVYRVRLSSVIAENLVDQFRQGVKLQGEAHLTRPAELEILAPREARLVITEGKFHQVKRMFFAVGNRVVALHREAIGPVSLDVEEGQWRYLTQHEVQSLRQ, from the coding sequence ATGCGACTTGATAAGTTTATCTGTAAAAGTACTCAGTTGAGTCAGGCTGAAGCCTTAGCATGCATTAACCGGGGAGAGGTTGATGTGAACGGTCTGACCATTACCAATGCAGCAACACAAGTTCATGAAAATAATCTGATAACGCTAAAGGGCGTGACACTCACGGCCCGGGCATCCAGGTACATATTGCTACACAAGCCCGCGTCGACCATTTGTTCAAATAAAGACGAGCATTACCCCTCAGTATTAAACCTGCTAAACCTGGAAAATCAATCCCAATTACATATTGCCGGGCGTTTAGATGCTGATAGTACAGGGATGATTTTAATTACTGACGATGGTCGCTGGACGTATAACATCACTCATCCATCCAGGCAGTGTCGCAAAGTCTACCGGGTGAGATTATCCAGTGTTATCGCAGAAAACCTGGTGGATCAGTTCAGACAGGGCGTTAAACTGCAAGGGGAGGCGCACCTGACACGGCCCGCCGAGTTAGAGATTTTAGCGCCTCGCGAAGCCCGCTTGGTAATAACCGAGGGCAAGTTTCATCAGGTGAAGCGAATGTTTTTTGCGGTAGGTAATCGTGTGGTCGCGCTGCACCGTGAAGCGATAGGCCCTGTGTCCCTCGATGTCGAAGAGGGACAATGGCGATACCTAACGCAACACGAAGTGCAATCTTTGCGTCAGTAA
- a CDS encoding LysR family transcriptional regulator, translated as MLNRLQESDIKLLRVFYAVASCNGFTAAEPVLRMQRPNISAAIKKLEERLDLVLCHRGRGGFQMTKEGEVVFQETKRIFNAFDNFVFNLKSLHDDYSGHITLVMMAGLPLSMHLAVSRAVKSTMKKFDDIHVNIQTRLYNEVEHVALSGECHLVISTYDMVKPESVTFHPIGTSCKGRLYCAPSHPLAKYRDVESLPDNVRIEDFPAIGISGLSSANYIDGDRRLAIQTFSDSFDAAMSAMMTGEYVALLPDYMAREQGVALGLVPIANGSMFEFSHELFVMNGKNTRLNPVLRHCIKELSYFITESQK; from the coding sequence ATGTTAAATCGATTACAAGAATCAGACATTAAGCTTCTGCGGGTCTTTTATGCAGTAGCAAGTTGCAATGGTTTTACCGCCGCTGAGCCGGTATTAAGAATGCAACGCCCTAACATTAGCGCTGCGATTAAAAAGCTTGAAGAGCGCCTCGATTTAGTGCTGTGTCACCGGGGCCGCGGTGGATTCCAAATGACCAAAGAAGGCGAAGTGGTTTTTCAGGAAACCAAGCGCATATTTAATGCCTTCGATAACTTTGTTTTTAATTTAAAGTCGTTACATGACGACTACTCAGGTCATATAACACTGGTGATGATGGCGGGTTTGCCGCTCTCGATGCACCTTGCTGTGAGCCGCGCAGTGAAAAGCACCATGAAAAAGTTTGACGACATCCATGTCAATATTCAAACGCGTTTATACAATGAAGTGGAACACGTTGCGCTGTCCGGCGAATGTCACCTGGTCATTTCTACCTATGATATGGTTAAACCTGAGTCCGTCACATTTCACCCTATCGGCACCTCGTGTAAAGGCCGCTTGTACTGTGCGCCGTCTCACCCTCTGGCGAAGTACCGCGACGTGGAGAGCCTGCCTGACAACGTCAGAATTGAGGATTTTCCGGCCATTGGTATTTCCGGTTTATCATCAGCCAATTACATAGACGGTGACAGACGACTGGCTATCCAGACCTTTTCAGACTCCTTTGATGCCGCTATGTCGGCCATGATGACCGGCGAATACGTAGCGCTGTTGCCTGATTATATGGCCAGAGAGCAGGGGGTGGCATTAGGCCTGGTGCCAATAGCGAATGGCAGTATGTTTGAGTTCAGTCATGAGCTGTTTGTCATGAACGGTAAAAACACCCGCTTAAATCCGGTGTTACGCCACTGTATTAAAGAGCTCAGTTACTTTATTACTGAAAGTCAGAAGTAA